One Arthrobacter sp. FW306-07-I genomic window carries:
- the ccsB gene encoding c-type cytochrome biogenesis protein CcsB: protein MPFGINETMGQYSELFMLLAAGTYTVAFIAFAWDLAKSSKALRAVDLKAAQAGTAAKVPVAAGVGAGSAGARLDGPADRAERPSSSAKAGGAGTGSVVTADGDMKYAAERRVPARVAVALTILAAVIHGAGVVTRALGAGRVPWGNMYEFLTTGAFLVAAVFLLSLIRRDLRFLGTFVVGLVIIMLVAASVAFWTPVGHLVPALQSYWLVIHVSIAVLSSALFTLTFAMSALQLVQSHRQKTVAADGTDKLGFMRLVPSALSLENLSYRINAIAFIGWTFTLMFGAIWAEKAWGRFWGWDTKEVWTFVIWVVYAGYLHARATRGWTGTRAAWLSIVGYLCVIFNFTIVNTLFNGLHSYSGL, encoded by the coding sequence ATGCCATTTGGAATCAACGAAACCATGGGCCAGTACAGCGAACTCTTCATGCTGCTGGCGGCGGGTACCTACACGGTGGCCTTCATCGCCTTCGCCTGGGACCTGGCCAAGAGCAGCAAGGCGCTGCGCGCGGTGGACCTCAAGGCCGCCCAGGCCGGCACTGCCGCCAAGGTTCCCGTAGCGGCAGGAGTGGGTGCAGGTTCTGCCGGGGCCCGCCTGGACGGGCCTGCCGACCGGGCCGAGCGCCCGTCGTCGTCCGCCAAGGCCGGCGGAGCAGGAACTGGCAGTGTCGTAACGGCCGACGGCGACATGAAGTACGCCGCGGAGCGCCGGGTCCCGGCGCGGGTGGCCGTAGCCCTGACCATCCTCGCCGCCGTCATCCACGGGGCCGGCGTGGTCACCCGGGCACTGGGCGCGGGCCGCGTGCCGTGGGGCAACATGTACGAATTCCTCACCACCGGCGCATTCCTCGTGGCAGCCGTGTTCCTTCTCTCGCTGATCCGCCGCGACCTCCGCTTCCTGGGCACCTTCGTGGTGGGCCTGGTGATCATCATGCTGGTGGCGGCCTCTGTGGCTTTCTGGACCCCCGTGGGTCACCTGGTTCCCGCCCTGCAGAGCTACTGGCTGGTCATCCACGTCTCCATCGCGGTGCTTTCCTCGGCACTGTTCACCCTGACTTTCGCCATGTCCGCCCTGCAGCTGGTGCAGTCCCACCGGCAGAAGACCGTGGCCGCGGACGGCACCGACAAGCTCGGTTTCATGCGCCTGGTGCCCTCAGCGCTGAGCCTGGAGAACCTGTCCTACCGCATCAACGCCATCGCTTTCATCGGCTGGACCTTCACGCTGATGTTCGGTGCCATCTGGGCCGAGAAGGCTTGGGGCCGGTTCTGGGGCTGGGACACCAAGGAAGTGTGGACCTTCGTCATTTGGGTCGTCTACGCCGGCTACCTGCACGCCCGTGCCACCCGCGGCTGGACCGGAACCCGCGCCGCATGGCTGTCGATCGTGGGCTACCTCTGCGTGATCTTCAACTTCACCATCGTGAACACGTTGTTCAACGGGCTCCACTCCTACTCGGGCCTCTAA
- a CDS encoding LuxR C-terminal-related transcriptional regulator, whose amino-acid sequence MDAHLQRAERPVPLHTSPDHQGHPPPPHSAELMAKQLKGANAAVRELLLALSVGFALPGPLPADLQHKFISGTVEDLDSLVDRAEAAGLLRPDGTVVGTAQHALLTATPTAKVHALQRELVSVFASTGQPLGNLARDLARGGLADSRVAAELEQAANAALESDPRLASQLYEEALLAGADTLATAARRAQAAAGDGELDTAARIIDALLVSADPPDVRRGADVAASVWAQRGMLARAADVYNWLGPGRVGASAPLAAVAMIGAGDRAGAEAFFQPDAPASSPTLLAAALVQTGQGVFASLGEKPQQGISILIHASDMLNSAGIALPLPETPAALAALLALHSGEPHLAETVCRAAVVAGQGGNAAQPRLLLLQAWAAMMQDKLEDARFAAAEAAKANHWPLVPRDEFMSAALEVGLARRNGDVPELLRAWERAREAMLHTSVDLYNLLPWGELLIAAARLRETRRVAQYLDDAWKLLGRLGGPALWAVPLHWAAVQAALLNESPADLAPHATALARASAHSQLAAVLATAGKAWVSVLAGRFRTSEVEGAARLLGAVGMPWEGARLAGHAAARAEERRDMMRLLSCARDLHPQGSTGASGGADAQAGSGADGVGKGAQPDASGLSEREKEVARLVLEGKTYREIGEAIYISPRTAEHHIARIRRRLGAENRSDLLARLRLALGVESSQQLNPQQE is encoded by the coding sequence ATGGATGCGCACCTGCAGCGGGCGGAACGCCCCGTACCCCTGCACACGTCTCCGGACCACCAGGGGCACCCGCCGCCGCCCCATTCAGCCGAGCTGATGGCCAAGCAGTTGAAGGGCGCAAACGCGGCAGTACGTGAGCTGCTGCTGGCACTGTCGGTGGGCTTCGCCTTGCCCGGACCGCTCCCGGCAGACCTCCAGCACAAATTCATCAGCGGGACCGTGGAGGACCTGGACTCCTTAGTGGACAGGGCAGAGGCCGCGGGCCTGCTGAGGCCGGATGGCACCGTGGTGGGGACTGCCCAGCACGCCCTGTTGACCGCCACTCCAACCGCCAAGGTGCACGCGCTCCAGCGGGAGCTCGTGAGCGTTTTCGCGTCCACCGGGCAACCGCTTGGCAACCTGGCGCGCGACCTCGCCAGGGGCGGACTCGCCGATTCCAGGGTTGCAGCGGAACTTGAGCAAGCGGCCAACGCTGCGCTGGAAAGCGACCCCAGGCTCGCCTCCCAGCTCTACGAGGAAGCGCTCCTTGCAGGTGCCGACACGCTGGCAACGGCGGCCCGGCGCGCCCAGGCCGCGGCCGGCGACGGTGAACTGGATACCGCCGCCCGCATCATCGACGCGCTCCTGGTCAGTGCGGACCCGCCGGACGTGCGTCGCGGCGCGGACGTAGCGGCCTCTGTGTGGGCGCAGCGGGGAATGCTGGCACGCGCAGCCGACGTCTACAACTGGTTGGGGCCAGGCCGCGTAGGTGCCTCGGCGCCCCTTGCCGCCGTCGCCATGATCGGTGCGGGAGACCGGGCAGGTGCCGAAGCCTTCTTCCAGCCGGATGCTCCGGCGTCGTCCCCGACCCTCCTCGCGGCTGCCCTGGTGCAGACCGGCCAGGGAGTCTTCGCATCTCTGGGCGAAAAGCCGCAGCAGGGCATCTCCATCCTGATCCACGCATCAGACATGTTGAACTCGGCGGGCATTGCCCTGCCGCTGCCGGAAACGCCGGCCGCCCTGGCAGCCCTCCTGGCCTTGCACAGCGGCGAGCCGCACCTGGCGGAAACAGTCTGCCGGGCCGCGGTGGTGGCCGGGCAAGGTGGCAATGCCGCGCAGCCCAGGCTTTTGCTGCTCCAGGCCTGGGCAGCCATGATGCAGGACAAACTCGAGGACGCACGGTTTGCCGCAGCGGAAGCAGCCAAGGCCAACCACTGGCCGCTGGTCCCGCGCGACGAGTTCATGTCCGCCGCCCTGGAGGTGGGACTTGCCCGCCGCAACGGAGACGTACCGGAGCTGCTCAGGGCGTGGGAGCGGGCACGGGAGGCAATGCTGCACACGTCGGTGGACCTCTACAACCTCCTGCCGTGGGGGGAGCTGCTGATTGCCGCTGCCCGCCTGCGGGAGACGCGCCGCGTGGCGCAGTACCTGGACGACGCGTGGAAGCTGTTGGGGCGCCTGGGCGGACCTGCGTTGTGGGCCGTTCCCCTTCACTGGGCCGCCGTCCAGGCTGCGCTGCTCAATGAGAGCCCCGCCGATCTTGCCCCCCACGCCACGGCACTGGCAAGGGCCTCGGCCCACAGCCAGCTGGCCGCCGTCCTGGCGACGGCGGGCAAAGCCTGGGTATCGGTGCTGGCCGGCCGTTTCCGTACTTCCGAGGTGGAGGGCGCGGCCCGGCTGCTGGGAGCTGTGGGAATGCCGTGGGAGGGCGCCAGGCTGGCCGGACACGCAGCCGCCCGCGCAGAGGAACGGCGGGACATGATGCGCCTGCTCTCCTGCGCGCGGGACCTGCATCCGCAGGGAAGCACAGGAGCATCCGGGGGCGCCGACGCGCAGGCAGGCAGCGGTGCCGACGGCGTGGGCAAAGGCGCGCAGCCGGACGCATCCGGCCTAAGCGAGCGCGAAAAGGAAGTTGCCAGGCTGGTGCTTGAGGGCAAAACCTACCGGGAAATCGGCGAGGCCATTTACATTTCGCCCAGGACGGCGGAGCACCACATCGCCCGGATCAGGCGCCGGCTCGGCGCGGAGAACCGGTCGGACCTGCTGGCCCGCCTGCGCCTGGCACTTGGCGTGGAAAGTTCCCAGCAGCTGAATCCGCAGCAGGAATGA
- a CDS encoding dynamin family protein, which translates to MTASTTAGAAALIREALEVYADDLHTTQELHGYARRLAEPLRIAVAGMVKAGKSTLLNGIIGEEIAPTDTGECTRIVTWYRHGHTPRITLHPAAGEPRDLPLKRVDGRLVFVLDGVRAEEVERLDVEWPAPALRAMTLIDTPGIASVSQDVSARSLAFLTPEDSPSEADAVIYLMRHLHASDLRFLESFRDTGAGRSGTVNSIAVLSRADEVGAGRIDSLLSAGNVAERYSRDPTLRKLALGVVPVAGLLAQSARTLRQPDFEALRLLATLDRAERERMLLSADRFRRSAGPAGLTEEARVSLLERYGLFGIRLAVVLIRNGFAEPTPLAHELARRSGLDTLLDVLDRQFQARAEALKARTALVAVENLLASRPRQGTENLAASLERLQANAHEFRELRLLAALRTTGVELAPELAAEAERLVGGQGAAAYRRLAVAPDAGPEVLAAEASRCLARWRAIAESPLTARSAGEACRVVIRSCEGVLAECAGRNRQPKSA; encoded by the coding sequence ATGACGGCGTCCACCACGGCCGGGGCGGCAGCATTGATCCGGGAAGCGCTGGAGGTATATGCCGATGACCTGCACACCACCCAGGAACTGCACGGCTATGCGCGGCGGTTGGCAGAGCCGCTGCGGATTGCCGTTGCCGGCATGGTGAAGGCAGGCAAGTCAACGCTCCTGAATGGCATCATCGGTGAGGAAATCGCCCCCACGGACACCGGCGAGTGCACCCGGATCGTCACCTGGTACCGGCACGGCCATACGCCCCGCATCACCCTCCACCCCGCGGCAGGGGAGCCCCGGGACCTGCCGCTGAAGCGAGTGGACGGGCGCCTGGTCTTCGTCCTCGACGGCGTACGTGCGGAAGAAGTGGAACGGCTCGACGTCGAATGGCCGGCGCCTGCACTGCGGGCCATGACCCTGATCGACACCCCCGGCATCGCTTCGGTCTCCCAGGACGTGTCCGCGCGGTCCCTGGCGTTCCTGACCCCGGAGGATTCGCCGTCGGAGGCTGACGCCGTCATCTACCTGATGCGCCACCTGCACGCGTCCGACCTGAGGTTCCTGGAGTCCTTCCGCGACACCGGGGCAGGCCGCTCGGGCACGGTCAACTCCATCGCGGTGCTGTCCCGGGCAGACGAGGTGGGAGCCGGCCGCATCGACTCCCTTCTGTCCGCCGGCAATGTCGCGGAGAGGTACAGCCGCGACCCCACCCTGCGGAAGCTGGCCCTCGGCGTGGTCCCGGTGGCCGGGCTCCTGGCCCAAAGCGCCCGTACCCTTCGCCAACCGGACTTCGAAGCCCTGCGGTTGCTGGCCACCCTGGACCGCGCCGAGCGTGAACGGATGCTGCTCTCCGCCGACAGGTTCCGCCGGTCCGCCGGGCCGGCGGGTCTGACGGAAGAGGCGCGGGTGTCACTGCTGGAACGCTACGGGCTTTTCGGGATCCGGCTGGCCGTGGTCCTGATCCGCAACGGGTTTGCCGAACCCACGCCGCTGGCCCACGAGCTGGCCCGGCGGAGCGGTCTGGACACCCTGCTGGATGTGCTGGACCGGCAGTTCCAGGCCAGGGCGGAAGCGCTCAAGGCCCGGACCGCCCTGGTGGCAGTGGAAAACCTCCTGGCCAGCCGGCCACGCCAGGGGACGGAAAACCTGGCGGCATCCCTGGAGCGGCTGCAGGCCAACGCGCATGAGTTCCGCGAGCTCCGGCTGCTGGCGGCCCTGCGGACCACGGGGGTGGAGCTTGCCCCGGAGCTGGCTGCGGAAGCTGAACGGCTGGTCGGAGGCCAGGGCGCCGCCGCATACCGCCGGCTGGCCGTGGCGCCCGATGCCGGACCGGAAGTGCTGGCCGCTGAGGCGAGCCGCTGCCTGGCACGCTGGCGCGCAATCGCTGAGAGTCCGCTGACGGCACGGTCAGCCGGTGAGGCATGCCGGGTGGTGATCCGCAGCTGCGAGGGAGTGCTGGCAGAATGCGCCGGGAGGAACCGGCAGCCGAAGTCGGCGTAG
- a CDS encoding dynamin family protein — translation MAEAAPARPPGPVTAGQLGKLVEQGLQLVGSGDRTDLRRRLEQASARLRDPSIRVIVVGEFKQGKSKLINALVNAPVCPVDDDIATSVPTVVRYGEPASAAVLVPAPDNFAADIFTAEDPAGDAAGGGIERRPVALTDLPAFVSEQGNPGNSRKIAAAEVCLPRRLLTGGLSIIDSPGVGGMGSTHTLTTLTALPTADAMLLVSDASQEYTEPELRFLRQAMRITPSVAAILSKTDLYPDWRRVAELDRAHLDQVAPDIPLLPLSADLRLEAARLQDSELNDESGYPALVAHLRNDVVGKAERIQRRSVSQDLLSVTGNLRLSLQSELDALENPGGTPQMLAELEQARAEADHLRKRSARWQLTLSDGINDLIADMEYDLRDRLRGIQREAENAIDQGDPGPVWPQFSQWLEECVAAAVSDTFVWTSERSQWLAAQVAEHFAADEVSLPVLHVSDSGDALDPVEQMPQLDPGRVNPVQKVLIGMRGSYGGVLMFGLLTGIFGMALINPLSVGAGLLLGRKAYREDKETRLKRRQSEAKALVRRQLDDVTFQVGKQLKDRLRLVQRTIRDHFTEIADEYHRSLSDSVAAAQKAANSYAQEKEGRVRDIRAELKKVDALHRAAEAVAAEAAAARTQTAAGVG, via the coding sequence GTGGCAGAAGCAGCACCGGCAAGGCCACCGGGGCCCGTCACTGCCGGGCAGTTGGGAAAGCTCGTGGAGCAGGGCCTTCAGCTGGTGGGCAGCGGGGACCGCACAGACCTGCGCCGGAGGCTGGAGCAGGCCAGTGCCCGCCTGCGGGACCCGAGCATCAGGGTCATTGTCGTGGGGGAGTTCAAGCAGGGAAAGAGCAAACTCATCAATGCCCTGGTGAACGCCCCGGTATGCCCCGTGGACGACGACATCGCCACTTCCGTCCCCACGGTGGTCCGTTACGGGGAGCCGGCGTCGGCCGCGGTCCTGGTCCCCGCCCCGGATAATTTCGCCGCGGACATCTTCACGGCGGAAGACCCCGCCGGGGATGCTGCCGGCGGCGGCATTGAGCGTCGGCCGGTGGCGCTTACCGACCTGCCGGCCTTTGTTTCCGAGCAGGGGAACCCGGGAAACAGCAGGAAAATAGCCGCCGCGGAGGTCTGCCTGCCCCGACGGCTCCTCACCGGCGGACTCAGCATCATCGACTCCCCGGGCGTGGGCGGCATGGGCTCCACGCACACTTTGACCACCCTTACGGCCCTGCCCACCGCGGACGCCATGCTGCTGGTATCGGACGCGTCGCAGGAATACACGGAGCCGGAACTGCGGTTCCTGCGCCAGGCCATGCGGATTACCCCCAGCGTTGCCGCCATTCTTTCCAAAACAGACCTGTATCCGGACTGGCGGCGGGTGGCGGAACTGGACAGGGCGCACCTGGACCAGGTGGCGCCGGATATTCCGCTGTTGCCACTTTCCGCAGACCTTCGGCTGGAGGCTGCGCGGCTCCAGGACAGTGAGCTCAACGACGAATCCGGCTACCCGGCCTTGGTGGCCCACCTGCGCAATGACGTGGTGGGGAAGGCAGAACGGATCCAGCGCCGCTCCGTGAGCCAGGACCTGCTGTCCGTCACCGGGAACCTGAGGCTGTCCCTGCAGTCCGAGCTGGACGCCCTGGAAAACCCTGGTGGCACGCCCCAGATGCTCGCAGAACTGGAACAGGCCAGGGCGGAGGCGGACCATCTGCGAAAGCGGTCCGCCCGCTGGCAGCTCACGCTCAGCGACGGCATCAACGACCTGATCGCCGACATGGAGTACGACCTCCGGGACCGCCTGCGCGGGATCCAACGGGAAGCGGAGAACGCCATCGACCAGGGCGATCCCGGTCCCGTGTGGCCGCAATTCTCGCAGTGGCTCGAAGAGTGCGTTGCCGCAGCGGTTTCGGACACGTTTGTCTGGACCAGCGAACGGTCCCAATGGCTGGCGGCCCAAGTGGCTGAGCACTTCGCGGCGGACGAGGTATCACTGCCTGTCCTGCATGTCTCCGACTCCGGGGACGCCCTGGATCCGGTGGAGCAGATGCCGCAGCTGGATCCCGGCCGGGTGAACCCGGTCCAAAAAGTCCTCATCGGAATGCGGGGATCCTACGGCGGCGTCCTGATGTTCGGCCTCCTGACGGGGATCTTCGGGATGGCCCTGATCAACCCGCTGTCCGTGGGTGCCGGGCTGCTGCTGGGGCGCAAGGCCTACCGGGAGGACAAGGAGACCCGGCTGAAGCGGCGCCAGAGCGAGGCGAAAGCCTTGGTGCGGCGGCAGCTGGACGATGTGACGTTCCAGGTGGGTAAGCAGTTGAAGGACAGGCTGCGCCTGGTCCAGCGGACCATCCGCGACCATTTCACCGAGATCGCCGATGAATACCACCGGTCGCTGTCCGACTCGGTGGCCGCGGCGCAGAAGGCTGCGAACTCGTACGCACAGGAGAAGGAAGGACGCGTGCGGGACATCAGGGCGGAGCTGAAAAAGGTGGATGCGCTCCATCGGGCTGCAGAAGCCGTAGCCGCCGAGGCAGCTGCAGCCAGGACCCAGACAGCGGCGGGGGTGGGATGA
- a CDS encoding IniB N-terminal domain-containing protein encodes MPTLANDLVQFLMQLFGNREAIQEFLDDPERALAEHGLGNVCSADVDAAMPVVLDYAPITVNASSLDRVHHTGGNSAWAGHTGSGYMGSGQAGTTAAHAGSAAAIHGGGPSPGQGGTDYDQDDHAHAVQQLHHVVNHFSYTTNTTMLDDRDTTTDQSVNQNIWAHGDVEQWFDHDAVVASGDYAVAAGDDASVRDSNNIRDSYNADHSTDNSRDSSIHAGGDVGIGNEVTAISGSFNTDDSFNTDVGLDVDDSFNDNSDHSDYSDHSDHSVSTDTALDVRDSFNDNSDNSTHNSVEVEDSFNPDNSTNTAVDVHVDDSFQDNSATNTVQDNLVVADNQLDFTEDNPSHTDVDLENHTAIDHAVVDDSTAL; translated from the coding sequence ATGCCAACACTCGCAAACGACCTTGTTCAGTTCCTGATGCAGCTCTTCGGCAACCGGGAAGCGATCCAGGAGTTCCTGGACGACCCCGAGAGGGCATTGGCGGAACACGGCCTGGGCAACGTGTGCTCGGCTGACGTGGACGCCGCCATGCCGGTCGTCCTCGACTACGCCCCCATCACCGTCAACGCCTCATCCCTGGACCGGGTACATCACACCGGCGGAAACAGTGCCTGGGCAGGGCACACGGGGTCCGGGTACATGGGATCCGGGCAGGCGGGCACGACGGCGGCGCACGCCGGGAGTGCCGCGGCCATCCATGGCGGCGGGCCCAGCCCGGGGCAGGGCGGGACCGACTACGACCAGGACGACCACGCCCACGCCGTCCAGCAGCTGCACCACGTGGTGAACCACTTTTCCTACACGACCAACACCACCATGCTCGACGACCGGGACACCACCACGGACCAGTCCGTCAACCAAAACATCTGGGCGCATGGGGACGTGGAGCAGTGGTTTGACCATGATGCCGTTGTGGCCTCCGGAGATTACGCAGTGGCGGCTGGTGACGACGCCAGTGTCCGGGACTCCAATAACATTCGGGATTCGTACAACGCCGACCATTCGACCGATAACTCCAGGGACAGCTCCATCCACGCGGGCGGAGACGTTGGAATCGGCAACGAGGTGACTGCCATTTCCGGTTCCTTCAACACCGACGATTCCTTCAACACCGACGTCGGCCTGGATGTGGACGACTCCTTCAACGACAACTCGGACCATTCGGACTACTCCGACCACTCGGACCACTCCGTCAGCACGGACACAGCCCTGGATGTCCGCGACTCGTTCAATGACAACTCCGACAACTCCACCCACAACTCGGTGGAGGTGGAGGATTCCTTCAACCCGGACAACTCCACCAACACGGCGGTGGACGTCCACGTTGACGACTCCTTCCAGGACAACTCGGCCACGAACACCGTGCAGGACAACCTGGTGGTTGCAGACAACCAGCTCGATTTCACGGAGGACAACCCGAGCCACACGGATGTGGACCTGGAAAACCACACCGCCATCGACCATGCGGTGGTTGACGACTCCACCGCGCTGTAA
- a CDS encoding Hsp70 family protein has protein sequence MSYALAVDVGTSFTAAAVVRFHQGASPVPECLPLGARGASVPSVLYYPEEGTVLVGEAAERRGLDTPERVVREFKRRIGDDVPIILGSLALQPEDVFATMARWVADRAAEREGGPASAFFLTHPAAWGSHRLSVVRDALSSHGLENVTLLPEPEAAALHYASQVRVEEGSTIAVYDLGGGTFDTAVLRKSGSSRFELVGRPEGIEDLGGADFDAAVFRYVAGHSGNALDSLDATDPVVLGALTRLRRECVEAKEALSADSEASIPVLLPGVQQQVRLVRSEFEALIEEPVRETVAALEHSLAQLHLEPEDLSTVLLIGGSSRIPLVAQLVSEQLGRPIAVDADPKSSICLGAAVAALLAHTAAAKASASAEAEAVETEAALAGPGSSGADADEARAAVVPSGAPPGTGHPGRPSWSRKYSTAGGAIAAPSRSALHGKGGAHAPKPTVRVTAVAAAAAVLTVLTATAAQSPDGFGSLTAMFVPQAGASTTGGSTGGGTTEAPDPGGAAVVAVPHPLAGVEASATKPLSQEPGPAAYAPPAGKPASSGDGNAPGGAKAGGPAAGAPLTTLSGSGAAGTGIIPDSIATVTASPTDLSQPLPTSPATSVPASPATTAAGTTTSPPTSPAPSSSGTASPGTSPGVTSSPTLSPTLNSGPVPTDTGTATPTSESASPSMTPATMSAAGPTGDALVTPTATELTPTPAVAPAPTPEEITTASTETAVATATTTAPAA, from the coding sequence ATGAGCTACGCCCTCGCCGTAGACGTCGGGACGAGTTTCACGGCAGCCGCGGTTGTACGCTTTCACCAAGGTGCTTCCCCCGTGCCCGAGTGCCTTCCCCTCGGCGCCCGTGGAGCGTCCGTCCCCTCCGTGCTGTACTACCCGGAGGAAGGCACTGTCCTGGTGGGCGAGGCCGCCGAACGCCGCGGGCTGGACACACCGGAGCGAGTGGTCCGGGAATTCAAGCGCCGGATTGGCGACGACGTACCCATCATCCTGGGCAGCCTGGCGCTGCAGCCTGAGGACGTCTTCGCCACCATGGCCCGGTGGGTGGCAGACCGCGCCGCCGAACGTGAAGGGGGCCCGGCGTCGGCCTTCTTCCTGACCCACCCTGCAGCCTGGGGCAGCCACCGCCTGTCCGTGGTGCGGGACGCCCTCAGTTCCCACGGCCTGGAGAACGTGACACTCCTCCCCGAACCGGAGGCCGCGGCCCTGCACTACGCGTCGCAGGTGCGGGTGGAGGAAGGCAGCACCATCGCCGTTTACGACCTCGGTGGCGGCACCTTCGATACCGCTGTCCTGCGGAAGTCCGGCAGCAGTCGCTTTGAACTCGTGGGACGCCCGGAGGGAATCGAAGACCTGGGCGGAGCCGACTTTGACGCTGCGGTCTTCCGCTACGTGGCAGGCCACAGCGGGAACGCACTGGACAGCCTCGACGCCACCGACCCCGTGGTGCTTGGCGCCCTGACGCGGTTACGGCGCGAATGCGTGGAGGCCAAGGAAGCCCTGTCCGCTGACAGCGAGGCAAGTATCCCGGTACTCCTGCCGGGCGTCCAGCAGCAGGTCCGCCTGGTCCGTTCCGAGTTCGAAGCGCTGATCGAAGAGCCCGTGCGGGAAACGGTGGCGGCACTGGAACACTCCCTGGCCCAACTGCACCTTGAGCCGGAAGACCTGTCCACGGTGCTGCTGATCGGGGGCTCGTCCCGAATCCCCTTGGTGGCACAGCTGGTGTCCGAGCAGCTGGGCCGGCCCATCGCGGTGGACGCCGACCCGAAGTCCTCCATCTGCCTCGGCGCCGCCGTGGCGGCGCTCCTGGCACACACCGCTGCCGCAAAGGCATCGGCGTCGGCGGAAGCTGAGGCGGTCGAAACTGAAGCGGCACTGGCCGGGCCGGGATCAAGCGGAGCGGACGCTGATGAGGCGCGTGCCGCCGTCGTGCCTTCCGGCGCGCCACCTGGAACGGGCCACCCCGGACGGCCCAGCTGGTCGCGTAAATATTCGACGGCGGGAGGAGCCATTGCCGCGCCCTCCCGCAGTGCGCTGCACGGGAAAGGGGGCGCGCACGCCCCGAAACCCACGGTCCGGGTCACGGCCGTCGCCGCGGCCGCTGCCGTCCTTACGGTCCTTACCGCCACTGCCGCCCAAAGTCCGGATGGCTTCGGGAGCCTGACCGCGATGTTCGTGCCGCAGGCAGGGGCCAGCACCACGGGTGGATCCACCGGGGGAGGGACAACTGAAGCGCCCGATCCAGGGGGAGCAGCAGTGGTTGCCGTTCCCCATCCCCTTGCGGGCGTTGAAGCCAGCGCCACGAAGCCGCTCAGCCAGGAGCCCGGACCCGCTGCCTACGCACCGCCCGCCGGAAAGCCGGCGAGCAGCGGCGACGGGAACGCCCCCGGTGGGGCGAAGGCCGGTGGACCCGCTGCGGGAGCTCCCCTGACTACGCTGTCCGGCTCCGGTGCGGCCGGCACCGGCATCATTCCGGATTCCATTGCCACTGTCACCGCAAGCCCTACCGACCTCTCGCAGCCTCTCCCGACCAGTCCTGCAACCTCCGTCCCCGCGTCCCCTGCCACTACTGCAGCCGGGACCACAACGTCCCCGCCCACATCGCCTGCCCCGTCATCGTCCGGCACGGCCTCGCCCGGCACATCACCAGGGGTGACAAGTAGTCCCACGCTTAGTCCCACTCTCAATTCCGGTCCAGTTCCCACGGACACAGGCACCGCGACGCCGACCAGCGAGAGCGCGTCTCCCAGCATGACGCCTGCAACAATGTCAGCCGCCGGCCCCACTGGCGATGCGCTCGTCACGCCAACGGCCACCGAGCTGACTCCCACACCTGCCGTTGCGCCTGCACCTACGCCCGAGGAGATCACCACTGCCTCCACTGAGACTGCCGTCGCCACGGCCACGACCACAGCTCCGGCGGCCTGA